In a genomic window of Aquila chrysaetos chrysaetos chromosome Z, bAquChr1.4, whole genome shotgun sequence:
- the HAUS6 gene encoding HAUS augmin-like complex subunit 6 isoform X2: MSGSRESDYFWLYVLALGFDPTSQDNVVLPQGNAFDNPRSLMFHRIAYFLFHKLDWSRTEEVFTHYHLPSGKIADHQFRRQCFLWLQEIAKENRSCLPQVTPSSLTVTGPKFIHLVYQFARYVLVEDLKRNSVGTGIPFAEAVKFRPEDVYLADARCRVAYNKLLQIFQKEAFVIEEYEKKAQLLMKEIEEMKSEYAVLQTQSQKMKQNDQTKNDRTERIQKVRGMWTLIMEMLTSLKKEKEAVNSVLEDCAGQCVLDGTNVAFSVPQLLAHRVESDIQQFCTGSVYEGEKLNFLTVIQLLNEALRTLRDEHCQCDLKQLQVIEDNSVLCNKALQRLAAIRLKAEQQCGMSVSGLISKEQEGWEEKWKSFLGLCPFDLALAQDPELQDFLGALSPHSSNVAEEDDEDSIFCQYLGSLSDAFDSIHEVPYQEDAEALETMTDESEPPPGWISSVPLELSKASENRDVLIEKNLHSETCEGEEKPEPPNILKNGKDESTTSEVLESAGDGVLPTESPVKKEDLLQKARDELAEEVAKAVVSESPQSGEGKGMSLEDLISSLCFNPFLVRKEIPRTPENLPTEISSSRAKAVRTEGSSDTELAPTEVMLEEAPMDARPIMQKPADSRFMCSIPASPVPDCDPPLSDRKSQVSSTEFRPQEQMSIGHIIESPVSETSGKQKSERTEAQELKCIVLNRSTVEDPEEETFQYVNKSVNAPDTCSENNNVTNVLPSDHFQGSLVDGMLHSNLFPFLSSISSETGYVGILDETLPEFLDLTDPDKSGSSESDFDVIDSACVTGGSENKEDIQKSKLDLQSLLNIHKELKKTASGSEEELHQTHNGDETVSGRSDQSLAPEKRGRDGLCSPLELFRLDEEFTKMSTPRCPDERKYSLLLASCQHLQEMASRIHEIPLDLMQKLKQKEGSNEKSGTEEPSSG; the protein is encoded by the exons ATGAGCGGCAGCCGGGAGAGCGACTATTTCTGGCTCTACGTGCTGGCCCTGGGCTTCGACCCGACGTCTCAGGACAACGTTGTGTTACCGCAAGG GAATGCCTTTGATAACCCAAGGAGCCTTATGTTTCATCGCATTGCCTACTTCTTGTTTCATAAGCTGGACTGGTCCCGCACAGAAGAAGTTTTCAC ACACTATCACCTTCCATCAGGAAAGATTGCAGACCATCAATTTAGGAGGCAGTGCTTTTTGTGGCTACAAGAGATTGCA AAGGAAAACCGAAGCTGTCTTCCTCAAGTTACACCTTCTTCACTTACTGTTACTGGTCCTAAATTTATTCACCTGGTTTATCAGTTTGCAAGATATGTACTGGTTGAGGACCTGAAAAGGAACTCTGTAG GCACTGGTATACCTTTTGCTGAAGCTGTGAAGTTCAGACCTGAGGATGTGTACCTGGCAGATGCAAGGTGTAGAGTTGCATACAATAAACTTCTgcaaatttttcaaaaggaagctTTTGTTATTGAAGAATATGAGAAAAAAGCACA gcttttaatgaaagaaatagaagagaTGAAGTCTGAATATGCAGTCCTGCAGACACAGTCTCAGAA GATGAAACAAAATGACCAAACTAAAAATGACAGAACTGAGAGAATTCAAAAG GTCCGCGGTATGTGGACACTTATAATGGAAATGCTTACatctctgaaaaaggaaaaggaagctgTGAATTCTGTACTTGAAGATTGTGCTGGTCAGTGCGTTTTAGATGGAACTAATGTTGCTTTCAGTGTTCCACAGCTGTTGGCTCATAGAGTTGAAAGCGACATACAGCAA TTTTGTACGGGAAGTGTGTATGAAggtgaaaaactgaatttcttaaCAGTCATTCAGTTATTAAATGAAGCCCTGAGGACACTGAGAGATGAACATTGTCAGTGTGATTTAAAACAACTTCAGGTCATTGAGGATAACAGTGTGCTCTGCAATAAAGCACTACAGCGTTTGGCAGCAATAAG GCTAAAAGCAGAGCAACAGTGTGGTATGTCAGTGAGTGGATTGATTTCTAAAGAACAGGAAGGCTGGGAAGAGAAGTGGAAAAGCTTTCTTGGCCTGTGTCCGTTTGATTTAGCCTTGGCTCAGGATCCA gaacTTCAGGATTTTTTAGGGGCTTTGTCACCCCATTCTTCTAATGTTGCAGAAGAAGATGATGAGGATAGCATCTTTTGTCAATATCTAGGATCACTTTCAG ATGCTTTTGACTCTATTCATGAAGTACCTTACCAGGAAGATGCTGAGGCATTGGAAACTATGACGGATGAGTCAGAACCACCACCAGGATG GATATCTTCAGTGCCTTTGGAGTTgtcaaaagcatctgaaaacagAGACGTGTTAATTGAAAAG AACTTGCATAGTGAAACGTGCgagggggaagaaaagcctGAGCCTCCAAATAtcttaaaaaatggaaaggatgAGTCCACCACTTCAGAAGTGTTGGAGAGTGCAGGTGATGGTGTTCTCCCGACAGAGTCTCCTGTTAAAAAAGAAGACCTTCTTCAGAAAGCCAGAGATGAACTGGCAGAAGAG GTTGCAAAGGCAGTGGTATCTGAGTCGCCTCAGAGTGGTGAAGGAAAAGGCATGTCATTAGAAGATCTCATAAGCTCACTGTGTTTTAACCCATTTTTAGTAAGGAAAGAAATTCCCCGAACTCCAGAAAATCTGC CTACCGAAATTTCAAGCTCACGGGCAAAAGCTGTTCGGACTGAGGGCTCATCAGACACAGAGCTGGCCCCAACTGAAGTAATGCTAGAAGAAGCTCCAATGGATGCTAGACCTATAATGCAGAAGCCGGCAGACTCTAGATTCATGTGCTCCATCCCTGCATCTCCCGTACCCGACTGTGATCCTCCCTTGTCAGACAGGAAGTCCCAAGTAAGTTCTACAGAATTTAGACCTCAAGAGCAGATGAGCATAGGTCATATCATTGAATCTCCAGTTTCGGAAAcatctggaaagcaaaagagtGAGAGAACTGAAGCACAGGaattaaaatgtattgttttgaaCAGAAGTACTGTAGAAGATCCAGAAGAAGAGACTTTTCAGTATGTAAATAAGAGCGTGAACGCTCCAGATACTTGTTCAGAAAACAATAATGTAACAAATGTTCTGCCTTCAGACCACTTTCAGGGTTCCTTAGTGGATGGGATGCTTCACTcaaatttatttccattcttaAGTTCTATCAGTTCTGAAACTGGTTACGTGGGGATATTGGATGAGACACTGCCAGAATTTCTTGATCTCACCGATCCCGACAAATCTGGAAGCTCAGAGTCTGATTTTGATGTAATAGACAGCGCATGTGTAACAGGTGGTTCAGAAAATAAGGAGGATATTCAAAAATCAAAGCTAGATCTACAGTCCCTGTTAAACATTCataaagagctgaaaaagaCTGCCTCTGGAAGTGAAGAGGAGCTGCATCAAACACACAATGGAGATGAAACTGTAAGTGGTAGATCAGACCAAAGTCTTGCAccagaaaaaagaggaagagatggaTTGTGCAGTCCTCTAGAACTCTTCAGACTGGATGAAGAATTTACCAAGATGTCAACGCCAAGGTGTCCTGATGAGAGAAAATACTCCCTGTTGCTGGCATCGTGTCAACATCTGCAGGAGATGGCATCAAGGATACATGAAATCCCATTAGACCTAATGCAAAAATTGAAGC agaaagAGGGGTCGAATGAGAAGTCGGGCACAGAGGAACCATCGTCAGGATAG
- the HAUS6 gene encoding HAUS augmin-like complex subunit 6 isoform X1, with protein MCIFHCAENNACRVLLVMLYNKVVLCNFKLPVKMQRSVSFLTNSDVAVYLCIRNAFDNPRSLMFHRIAYFLFHKLDWSRTEEVFTHYHLPSGKIADHQFRRQCFLWLQEIAKENRSCLPQVTPSSLTVTGPKFIHLVYQFARYVLVEDLKRNSVGTGIPFAEAVKFRPEDVYLADARCRVAYNKLLQIFQKEAFVIEEYEKKAQLLMKEIEEMKSEYAVLQTQSQKMKQNDQTKNDRTERIQKVRGMWTLIMEMLTSLKKEKEAVNSVLEDCAGQCVLDGTNVAFSVPQLLAHRVESDIQQFCTGSVYEGEKLNFLTVIQLLNEALRTLRDEHCQCDLKQLQVIEDNSVLCNKALQRLAAIRLKAEQQCGMSVSGLISKEQEGWEEKWKSFLGLCPFDLALAQDPELQDFLGALSPHSSNVAEEDDEDSIFCQYLGSLSDAFDSIHEVPYQEDAEALETMTDESEPPPGWISSVPLELSKASENRDVLIEKNLHSETCEGEEKPEPPNILKNGKDESTTSEVLESAGDGVLPTESPVKKEDLLQKARDELAEEVAKAVVSESPQSGEGKGMSLEDLISSLCFNPFLVRKEIPRTPENLPTEISSSRAKAVRTEGSSDTELAPTEVMLEEAPMDARPIMQKPADSRFMCSIPASPVPDCDPPLSDRKSQVSSTEFRPQEQMSIGHIIESPVSETSGKQKSERTEAQELKCIVLNRSTVEDPEEETFQYVNKSVNAPDTCSENNNVTNVLPSDHFQGSLVDGMLHSNLFPFLSSISSETGYVGILDETLPEFLDLTDPDKSGSSESDFDVIDSACVTGGSENKEDIQKSKLDLQSLLNIHKELKKTASGSEEELHQTHNGDETVSGRSDQSLAPEKRGRDGLCSPLELFRLDEEFTKMSTPRCPDERKYSLLLASCQHLQEMASRIHEIPLDLMQKLKQKEGSNEKSGTEEPSSG; from the exons ATGTGTATTTTTCACTGTGCAGAAAATAATGCGTGCAGGGTATTGCTTGTGATGCTTTACAATAAAGTCGTATTGTGTAATTTTAAGCTGCCAGTTAAAATGCAGAGGTCAGTCAGCTTCCTAACTAATTCTGATGTAGCTGTTTATCTGTGTATTAGGAATGCCTTTGATAACCCAAGGAGCCTTATGTTTCATCGCATTGCCTACTTCTTGTTTCATAAGCTGGACTGGTCCCGCACAGAAGAAGTTTTCAC ACACTATCACCTTCCATCAGGAAAGATTGCAGACCATCAATTTAGGAGGCAGTGCTTTTTGTGGCTACAAGAGATTGCA AAGGAAAACCGAAGCTGTCTTCCTCAAGTTACACCTTCTTCACTTACTGTTACTGGTCCTAAATTTATTCACCTGGTTTATCAGTTTGCAAGATATGTACTGGTTGAGGACCTGAAAAGGAACTCTGTAG GCACTGGTATACCTTTTGCTGAAGCTGTGAAGTTCAGACCTGAGGATGTGTACCTGGCAGATGCAAGGTGTAGAGTTGCATACAATAAACTTCTgcaaatttttcaaaaggaagctTTTGTTATTGAAGAATATGAGAAAAAAGCACA gcttttaatgaaagaaatagaagagaTGAAGTCTGAATATGCAGTCCTGCAGACACAGTCTCAGAA GATGAAACAAAATGACCAAACTAAAAATGACAGAACTGAGAGAATTCAAAAG GTCCGCGGTATGTGGACACTTATAATGGAAATGCTTACatctctgaaaaaggaaaaggaagctgTGAATTCTGTACTTGAAGATTGTGCTGGTCAGTGCGTTTTAGATGGAACTAATGTTGCTTTCAGTGTTCCACAGCTGTTGGCTCATAGAGTTGAAAGCGACATACAGCAA TTTTGTACGGGAAGTGTGTATGAAggtgaaaaactgaatttcttaaCAGTCATTCAGTTATTAAATGAAGCCCTGAGGACACTGAGAGATGAACATTGTCAGTGTGATTTAAAACAACTTCAGGTCATTGAGGATAACAGTGTGCTCTGCAATAAAGCACTACAGCGTTTGGCAGCAATAAG GCTAAAAGCAGAGCAACAGTGTGGTATGTCAGTGAGTGGATTGATTTCTAAAGAACAGGAAGGCTGGGAAGAGAAGTGGAAAAGCTTTCTTGGCCTGTGTCCGTTTGATTTAGCCTTGGCTCAGGATCCA gaacTTCAGGATTTTTTAGGGGCTTTGTCACCCCATTCTTCTAATGTTGCAGAAGAAGATGATGAGGATAGCATCTTTTGTCAATATCTAGGATCACTTTCAG ATGCTTTTGACTCTATTCATGAAGTACCTTACCAGGAAGATGCTGAGGCATTGGAAACTATGACGGATGAGTCAGAACCACCACCAGGATG GATATCTTCAGTGCCTTTGGAGTTgtcaaaagcatctgaaaacagAGACGTGTTAATTGAAAAG AACTTGCATAGTGAAACGTGCgagggggaagaaaagcctGAGCCTCCAAATAtcttaaaaaatggaaaggatgAGTCCACCACTTCAGAAGTGTTGGAGAGTGCAGGTGATGGTGTTCTCCCGACAGAGTCTCCTGTTAAAAAAGAAGACCTTCTTCAGAAAGCCAGAGATGAACTGGCAGAAGAG GTTGCAAAGGCAGTGGTATCTGAGTCGCCTCAGAGTGGTGAAGGAAAAGGCATGTCATTAGAAGATCTCATAAGCTCACTGTGTTTTAACCCATTTTTAGTAAGGAAAGAAATTCCCCGAACTCCAGAAAATCTGC CTACCGAAATTTCAAGCTCACGGGCAAAAGCTGTTCGGACTGAGGGCTCATCAGACACAGAGCTGGCCCCAACTGAAGTAATGCTAGAAGAAGCTCCAATGGATGCTAGACCTATAATGCAGAAGCCGGCAGACTCTAGATTCATGTGCTCCATCCCTGCATCTCCCGTACCCGACTGTGATCCTCCCTTGTCAGACAGGAAGTCCCAAGTAAGTTCTACAGAATTTAGACCTCAAGAGCAGATGAGCATAGGTCATATCATTGAATCTCCAGTTTCGGAAAcatctggaaagcaaaagagtGAGAGAACTGAAGCACAGGaattaaaatgtattgttttgaaCAGAAGTACTGTAGAAGATCCAGAAGAAGAGACTTTTCAGTATGTAAATAAGAGCGTGAACGCTCCAGATACTTGTTCAGAAAACAATAATGTAACAAATGTTCTGCCTTCAGACCACTTTCAGGGTTCCTTAGTGGATGGGATGCTTCACTcaaatttatttccattcttaAGTTCTATCAGTTCTGAAACTGGTTACGTGGGGATATTGGATGAGACACTGCCAGAATTTCTTGATCTCACCGATCCCGACAAATCTGGAAGCTCAGAGTCTGATTTTGATGTAATAGACAGCGCATGTGTAACAGGTGGTTCAGAAAATAAGGAGGATATTCAAAAATCAAAGCTAGATCTACAGTCCCTGTTAAACATTCataaagagctgaaaaagaCTGCCTCTGGAAGTGAAGAGGAGCTGCATCAAACACACAATGGAGATGAAACTGTAAGTGGTAGATCAGACCAAAGTCTTGCAccagaaaaaagaggaagagatggaTTGTGCAGTCCTCTAGAACTCTTCAGACTGGATGAAGAATTTACCAAGATGTCAACGCCAAGGTGTCCTGATGAGAGAAAATACTCCCTGTTGCTGGCATCGTGTCAACATCTGCAGGAGATGGCATCAAGGATACATGAAATCCCATTAGACCTAATGCAAAAATTGAAGC agaaagAGGGGTCGAATGAGAAGTCGGGCACAGAGGAACCATCGTCAGGATAG
- the HAUS6 gene encoding HAUS augmin-like complex subunit 6 isoform X3, translating to MFHRIAYFLFHKLDWSRTEEVFTHYHLPSGKIADHQFRRQCFLWLQEIAKENRSCLPQVTPSSLTVTGPKFIHLVYQFARYVLVEDLKRNSVGTGIPFAEAVKFRPEDVYLADARCRVAYNKLLQIFQKEAFVIEEYEKKAQLLMKEIEEMKSEYAVLQTQSQKMKQNDQTKNDRTERIQKVRGMWTLIMEMLTSLKKEKEAVNSVLEDCAGQCVLDGTNVAFSVPQLLAHRVESDIQQFCTGSVYEGEKLNFLTVIQLLNEALRTLRDEHCQCDLKQLQVIEDNSVLCNKALQRLAAIRLKAEQQCGMSVSGLISKEQEGWEEKWKSFLGLCPFDLALAQDPELQDFLGALSPHSSNVAEEDDEDSIFCQYLGSLSDAFDSIHEVPYQEDAEALETMTDESEPPPGWISSVPLELSKASENRDVLIEKNLHSETCEGEEKPEPPNILKNGKDESTTSEVLESAGDGVLPTESPVKKEDLLQKARDELAEEVAKAVVSESPQSGEGKGMSLEDLISSLCFNPFLVRKEIPRTPENLPTEISSSRAKAVRTEGSSDTELAPTEVMLEEAPMDARPIMQKPADSRFMCSIPASPVPDCDPPLSDRKSQVSSTEFRPQEQMSIGHIIESPVSETSGKQKSERTEAQELKCIVLNRSTVEDPEEETFQYVNKSVNAPDTCSENNNVTNVLPSDHFQGSLVDGMLHSNLFPFLSSISSETGYVGILDETLPEFLDLTDPDKSGSSESDFDVIDSACVTGGSENKEDIQKSKLDLQSLLNIHKELKKTASGSEEELHQTHNGDETVSGRSDQSLAPEKRGRDGLCSPLELFRLDEEFTKMSTPRCPDERKYSLLLASCQHLQEMASRIHEIPLDLMQKLKQKEGSNEKSGTEEPSSG from the exons ATGTTTCATCGCATTGCCTACTTCTTGTTTCATAAGCTGGACTGGTCCCGCACAGAAGAAGTTTTCAC ACACTATCACCTTCCATCAGGAAAGATTGCAGACCATCAATTTAGGAGGCAGTGCTTTTTGTGGCTACAAGAGATTGCA AAGGAAAACCGAAGCTGTCTTCCTCAAGTTACACCTTCTTCACTTACTGTTACTGGTCCTAAATTTATTCACCTGGTTTATCAGTTTGCAAGATATGTACTGGTTGAGGACCTGAAAAGGAACTCTGTAG GCACTGGTATACCTTTTGCTGAAGCTGTGAAGTTCAGACCTGAGGATGTGTACCTGGCAGATGCAAGGTGTAGAGTTGCATACAATAAACTTCTgcaaatttttcaaaaggaagctTTTGTTATTGAAGAATATGAGAAAAAAGCACA gcttttaatgaaagaaatagaagagaTGAAGTCTGAATATGCAGTCCTGCAGACACAGTCTCAGAA GATGAAACAAAATGACCAAACTAAAAATGACAGAACTGAGAGAATTCAAAAG GTCCGCGGTATGTGGACACTTATAATGGAAATGCTTACatctctgaaaaaggaaaaggaagctgTGAATTCTGTACTTGAAGATTGTGCTGGTCAGTGCGTTTTAGATGGAACTAATGTTGCTTTCAGTGTTCCACAGCTGTTGGCTCATAGAGTTGAAAGCGACATACAGCAA TTTTGTACGGGAAGTGTGTATGAAggtgaaaaactgaatttcttaaCAGTCATTCAGTTATTAAATGAAGCCCTGAGGACACTGAGAGATGAACATTGTCAGTGTGATTTAAAACAACTTCAGGTCATTGAGGATAACAGTGTGCTCTGCAATAAAGCACTACAGCGTTTGGCAGCAATAAG GCTAAAAGCAGAGCAACAGTGTGGTATGTCAGTGAGTGGATTGATTTCTAAAGAACAGGAAGGCTGGGAAGAGAAGTGGAAAAGCTTTCTTGGCCTGTGTCCGTTTGATTTAGCCTTGGCTCAGGATCCA gaacTTCAGGATTTTTTAGGGGCTTTGTCACCCCATTCTTCTAATGTTGCAGAAGAAGATGATGAGGATAGCATCTTTTGTCAATATCTAGGATCACTTTCAG ATGCTTTTGACTCTATTCATGAAGTACCTTACCAGGAAGATGCTGAGGCATTGGAAACTATGACGGATGAGTCAGAACCACCACCAGGATG GATATCTTCAGTGCCTTTGGAGTTgtcaaaagcatctgaaaacagAGACGTGTTAATTGAAAAG AACTTGCATAGTGAAACGTGCgagggggaagaaaagcctGAGCCTCCAAATAtcttaaaaaatggaaaggatgAGTCCACCACTTCAGAAGTGTTGGAGAGTGCAGGTGATGGTGTTCTCCCGACAGAGTCTCCTGTTAAAAAAGAAGACCTTCTTCAGAAAGCCAGAGATGAACTGGCAGAAGAG GTTGCAAAGGCAGTGGTATCTGAGTCGCCTCAGAGTGGTGAAGGAAAAGGCATGTCATTAGAAGATCTCATAAGCTCACTGTGTTTTAACCCATTTTTAGTAAGGAAAGAAATTCCCCGAACTCCAGAAAATCTGC CTACCGAAATTTCAAGCTCACGGGCAAAAGCTGTTCGGACTGAGGGCTCATCAGACACAGAGCTGGCCCCAACTGAAGTAATGCTAGAAGAAGCTCCAATGGATGCTAGACCTATAATGCAGAAGCCGGCAGACTCTAGATTCATGTGCTCCATCCCTGCATCTCCCGTACCCGACTGTGATCCTCCCTTGTCAGACAGGAAGTCCCAAGTAAGTTCTACAGAATTTAGACCTCAAGAGCAGATGAGCATAGGTCATATCATTGAATCTCCAGTTTCGGAAAcatctggaaagcaaaagagtGAGAGAACTGAAGCACAGGaattaaaatgtattgttttgaaCAGAAGTACTGTAGAAGATCCAGAAGAAGAGACTTTTCAGTATGTAAATAAGAGCGTGAACGCTCCAGATACTTGTTCAGAAAACAATAATGTAACAAATGTTCTGCCTTCAGACCACTTTCAGGGTTCCTTAGTGGATGGGATGCTTCACTcaaatttatttccattcttaAGTTCTATCAGTTCTGAAACTGGTTACGTGGGGATATTGGATGAGACACTGCCAGAATTTCTTGATCTCACCGATCCCGACAAATCTGGAAGCTCAGAGTCTGATTTTGATGTAATAGACAGCGCATGTGTAACAGGTGGTTCAGAAAATAAGGAGGATATTCAAAAATCAAAGCTAGATCTACAGTCCCTGTTAAACATTCataaagagctgaaaaagaCTGCCTCTGGAAGTGAAGAGGAGCTGCATCAAACACACAATGGAGATGAAACTGTAAGTGGTAGATCAGACCAAAGTCTTGCAccagaaaaaagaggaagagatggaTTGTGCAGTCCTCTAGAACTCTTCAGACTGGATGAAGAATTTACCAAGATGTCAACGCCAAGGTGTCCTGATGAGAGAAAATACTCCCTGTTGCTGGCATCGTGTCAACATCTGCAGGAGATGGCATCAAGGATACATGAAATCCCATTAGACCTAATGCAAAAATTGAAGC agaaagAGGGGTCGAATGAGAAGTCGGGCACAGAGGAACCATCGTCAGGATAG